The proteins below are encoded in one region of Casimicrobium huifangae:
- a CDS encoding anti-sigma factor produces the protein MNADDLHVLAGEYVLGTLPAARRAEVEARMSNDAALRTAVEQWQHKLLPLNALAAPVEPSPALWSRIETSVAAQVAADKGVRPAAAMPTAAASSWWNSLRLWRGLAATGFAATAFMGIVVVGKLAQPPGPGYMVVLVGPQDKSPGWVVQAGTNSQQARLIPLGKVDVPADKSLQFWTKGNDWKGPVSLGLVRPGESKEVSLDKLPPLEPNQLFEITLEPYNGSPLDRPTGPILFIGRAVKII, from the coding sequence ATGAACGCCGACGACCTGCACGTCCTCGCCGGCGAATACGTGCTCGGCACGCTCCCGGCTGCGCGCCGCGCCGAGGTGGAGGCGCGCATGAGCAACGACGCTGCGCTGCGCACTGCGGTGGAGCAGTGGCAACACAAGCTCCTGCCACTTAACGCGCTGGCAGCGCCGGTGGAGCCGTCGCCTGCCTTGTGGTCGCGCATTGAAACATCCGTTGCCGCACAGGTGGCAGCGGACAAAGGCGTGCGCCCTGCGGCGGCGATGCCCACCGCAGCGGCGAGTAGCTGGTGGAACAGTCTGCGCCTGTGGCGTGGCCTCGCGGCGACCGGTTTCGCGGCCACCGCCTTCATGGGCATCGTGGTGGTCGGCAAGCTGGCGCAACCACCGGGGCCAGGCTACATGGTGGTACTGGTCGGACCGCAGGACAAGTCGCCGGGCTGGGTGGTGCAGGCCGGGACGAACTCGCAACAGGCGCGGCTGATTCCGCTCGGCAAGGTGGACGTGCCCGCCGACAAGTCGCTGCAGTTCTGGACCAAGGGCAACGACTGGAAAGGCCCCGTCTCGCTGGGTCTGGTGCGCCCCGGCGAATCGAAAGAAGTGTCGCTAGACAAGCTGCCGCCGCTGGAACCCAACCAACTCTTCGAGATCACGCTGGAACCGTACAACGGCTCGCCACTGGATCGCCCCACCGGCCCGATTTTGTTCATCGGGCGGGCGGTGAAGATTATCTGA
- a CDS encoding DUF3455 domain-containing protein encodes MSRKSPVLLLSAVAAALFAAGAPSAMAQAAFDQSMLPDAVKVPAGNKVAMETVGVGEITYECRDKKDAAGQFEWVFVGPDAVLNDRSGKAVGKYFGPPATWQSSDGSKVTATQVAVSPTSAGNIPLQLVKANPATGNGAMTGVTFIQRVATKGGVAPATACDATSKGKKEIVKYQADYIIYKAM; translated from the coding sequence ATGTCCCGCAAATCGCCCGTATTGCTTTTGTCCGCCGTTGCCGCTGCGCTGTTCGCTGCCGGGGCGCCGTCCGCAATGGCGCAAGCCGCGTTCGACCAGTCCATGCTGCCCGATGCCGTGAAGGTGCCCGCTGGTAACAAGGTGGCAATGGAGACCGTCGGCGTCGGCGAGATCACCTACGAATGCCGCGACAAGAAAGACGCCGCCGGTCAGTTTGAGTGGGTGTTCGTCGGTCCCGATGCGGTGCTGAATGATCGCAGCGGCAAGGCTGTCGGCAAATACTTCGGCCCGCCGGCCACCTGGCAAAGCTCAGACGGCTCGAAAGTCACGGCGACGCAGGTTGCGGTTTCCCCCACCAGCGCCGGCAACATCCCGCTGCAGCTGGTCAAGGCCAATCCGGCCACCGGCAACGGCGCCATGACTGGCGTGACCTTCATCCAGCGCGTGGCCACCAAAGGCGGCGTGGCGCCGGCAACCGCTTGTGACGCCACCAGCAAGGGCAAAAAAGAGATCGTGAAGTACCAGGCGGACTACATCATCTACAAGGCGATGTAA
- a CDS encoding GNAT family N-acetyltransferase has product MTISVRPLTPTDRTQWQPLWKGYLDFYKTSVPPEQYDLTWSRFHDPAEPMFVLGAFEGETMLGIVHYIFHRSCWTAGPYVYLQDLFTSSDARGKGVGRALIEAVYAAAKAEGAARVHWLTHETNARAMVLYNDVADRSGFLQYRKVL; this is encoded by the coding sequence ATGACCATCTCCGTTCGCCCCCTCACTCCCACCGACCGCACCCAGTGGCAGCCGCTGTGGAAGGGTTATCTCGATTTCTACAAGACGTCAGTGCCGCCCGAGCAGTACGACCTGACGTGGTCGCGCTTCCATGATCCGGCGGAGCCGATGTTTGTGCTGGGCGCGTTCGAGGGCGAGACGATGCTCGGCATCGTGCACTACATCTTTCATCGGTCGTGCTGGACGGCCGGTCCGTACGTTTATCTGCAAGACCTGTTCACCAGCAGCGATGCGCGCGGCAAGGGCGTCGGCCGTGCGCTGATCGAGGCGGTGTACGCGGCCGCGAAAGCCGAGGGTGCAGCACGTGTGCATTGGCTGACGCACGAGACCAACGCGCGCGCGATGGTCCTCTACAACGATGTCGCTGATCGCAGTGGCTTCCTGCAGTATCGAAAAGTTTTGTGA
- a CDS encoding phosphate/phosphite/phosphonate ABC transporter substrate-binding protein: MLKRTLTAALAATGLVLTGVASAQQTLTFAVNEGVTYRGNDNARQNYKLIADDLAKQLKVKVNVEIVTDYAALEKGLAARAYDLAFVHPTHIALAPVKRGEYTLAAVSKAHTGYKASFLSKVNAPAATPADLGKTLASGSKPVASPDANSITAWLIRATLRDAAAAAKTTTPPLKYTRYQESIPYMVENGFVDVGATASEAIIRDWTAAGGKVIASSRAVPIKNLIVANSLGKEQLDTIRNYFVDMANSADGQAKLEKIGLKQGFITYDQNNYVAIAAWLGL; this comes from the coding sequence ATGCTCAAACGAACCCTCACTGCGGCGCTCGCTGCCACCGGCCTGGTGCTCACTGGCGTCGCTAGTGCACAGCAAACGCTCACCTTCGCCGTCAACGAGGGCGTGACTTATCGCGGCAATGACAACGCCCGCCAGAACTACAAGCTGATTGCCGACGACCTGGCCAAGCAGCTCAAGGTGAAAGTCAACGTCGAGATCGTCACTGACTACGCCGCGCTGGAGAAGGGTCTCGCTGCCCGGGCGTATGACCTCGCCTTTGTCCATCCCACCCACATCGCGCTGGCGCCAGTCAAGCGTGGTGAGTACACGCTGGCGGCGGTGTCGAAGGCGCACACCGGCTACAAGGCCTCGTTCCTGTCGAAGGTGAATGCCCCGGCAGCCACGCCCGCCGATCTCGGCAAGACACTGGCCAGCGGCAGTAAACCGGTTGCCTCACCGGATGCCAACTCGATCACCGCGTGGCTGATCCGCGCGACGCTGCGCGACGCCGCAGCTGCCGCCAAGACCACCACGCCGCCGCTGAAGTACACCCGCTATCAGGAATCCATCCCCTATATGGTCGAAAACGGCTTCGTCGATGTCGGGGCCACTGCGTCCGAAGCGATCATCAGGGACTGGACGGCGGCGGGTGGCAAGGTCATCGCCTCGTCGCGCGCCGTGCCGATCAAGAACCTGATCGTCGCCAACTCGCTCGGTAAGGAGCAGCTCGACACCATTCGCAACTACTTTGTCGATATGGCCAACAGCGCCGATGGCCAGGCCAAGCTCGAAAAGATCGGCCTCAAGCAGGGCTTCATCACCTACGACCAGAACAACTACGTGGCCATCGCCGCCTGGCTAGGGCTCTGA
- the dbpA gene encoding ATP-dependent RNA helicase DbpA produces the protein MKQISADGAATGADDQGFAALPLSAAMLANLDRLGYRTMTPIQRAALPLALAGKDLIAQAKTGSGKTAAFAIPLLAKLDVARLDVQALVLCPTRELAEQVTQELRRLARAEDNVKILTLAGGVMMRGQRTSLEHGAHIAVGTPGRIMDLLDRGNLELGAVKTLVLDEADRMLDMGFHDDIAYVARRVPTQRQTLLFSATYPDGIAKLAAQFMKNPQRVTVQAQHEHNKIRQRFYEITDAERLDTVSKLLRHYRPVSTLAFCNTKQRCRDLVEALQAQGFSALALHGELEQRDRDQVLVQFANRSCSVLVATDVAARGLDIAQLEAVINVDVTQEPEQHIHRIGRTGRGEHEGWALSLASAKEMLRVTRIEDEQGREMEWADVATLTPAGSEPLVPPMATLQIQVERKEKIRAGDVLGALTGDGGISGDKVGKITIAEFSTYVAVQRDVAKAALRHLSSTKIKGKTVRVRLL, from the coding sequence ATGAAGCAAATATCAGCAGACGGCGCGGCCACCGGCGCCGACGATCAGGGCTTTGCCGCGTTGCCGCTGTCAGCGGCGATGCTCGCCAATCTCGACCGCCTGGGCTATCGCACCATGACGCCCATCCAGCGGGCGGCACTGCCGCTTGCACTGGCCGGCAAAGACCTCATCGCGCAGGCAAAAACCGGCAGCGGCAAGACGGCCGCCTTCGCCATCCCGTTGCTGGCGAAACTGGACGTCGCGCGCCTCGATGTGCAGGCGCTGGTGCTCTGCCCTACCCGTGAACTGGCTGAACAGGTGACGCAGGAACTGCGGCGCCTGGCCCGTGCCGAGGACAACGTCAAGATCCTGACGCTGGCGGGAGGCGTGATGATGCGCGGCCAGCGCACAAGCCTTGAGCATGGCGCGCATATCGCCGTGGGCACGCCGGGCCGCATCATGGACTTGCTGGATCGCGGCAATCTGGAGCTGGGCGCCGTGAAGACGCTGGTGCTCGATGAGGCGGACCGCATGCTGGACATGGGCTTTCACGATGACATCGCCTATGTCGCCAGACGGGTGCCGACGCAGCGGCAAACGCTGCTGTTTTCGGCGACCTACCCCGACGGCATTGCGAAGCTGGCGGCGCAGTTCATGAAAAATCCGCAGCGGGTGACTGTTCAGGCGCAGCACGAGCACAACAAGATTCGCCAGCGGTTTTACGAGATTACCGATGCCGAGCGGCTCGACACCGTAAGCAAATTGCTGCGGCACTATCGGCCGGTGAGCACGCTGGCGTTCTGCAATACGAAGCAGCGCTGTCGTGATCTGGTGGAGGCGCTGCAAGCGCAAGGGTTCAGCGCGCTGGCACTGCACGGCGAGCTTGAACAGCGGGATCGCGATCAGGTGCTGGTGCAGTTCGCCAACCGCTCATGCTCGGTGCTGGTGGCGACCGATGTGGCGGCACGCGGGCTGGATATCGCGCAGCTCGAAGCGGTGATCAATGTTGACGTGACACAGGAGCCGGAGCAGCACATTCACCGCATCGGCCGCACCGGCCGCGGGGAGCACGAAGGCTGGGCGCTGAGCCTGGCCAGCGCGAAGGAGATGCTGCGCGTGACCCGCATCGAGGACGAGCAGGGGCGCGAGATGGAGTGGGCCGACGTGGCGACGCTCACCCCCGCGGGCAGTGAACCGCTGGTGCCGCCGATGGCGACGCTGCAGATTCAGGTGGAGCGCAAGGAGAAGATTCGCGCTGGCGACGTGCTGGGCGCACTCACCGGCGACGGGGGTATCAGCGGCGACAAGGTCGGCAAGATCACGATTGCCGAATTTTCAACCTATGTCGCCGTTCAGCGTGATGTGGCGAAAGCCGCGCTGCGCCACCTGTCCTCGACCAAAATCAAGGGCAAGACGGTGCGCGTGCGGCTGCTGTAA
- a CDS encoding sigma-70 family RNA polymerase sigma factor: MPAASSTFDYEAALADCAKGDRAALHRIYQHESRRLLGVALRIVRDRARAEDVLHDAFMNLWTKAASFDATRGEGRGWIHSIVRNQALSAVRTSGREVSADEDAIAAIEAEAVANAAPMAEAFEINADLGRLDECLERLDTAKRNSILLAYVDGCSHGEIAQRLNAPLGSVKAWVRRGLLSLRECMA, from the coding sequence TTGCCTGCCGCCTCCTCCACGTTTGATTACGAAGCCGCCCTCGCGGACTGCGCGAAGGGTGATCGCGCGGCCCTGCATCGCATCTACCAACATGAAAGCCGCCGTCTGCTCGGTGTGGCGTTGCGCATCGTGCGTGACCGCGCCCGCGCCGAGGACGTGCTGCACGACGCCTTCATGAACCTCTGGACCAAAGCCGCCAGTTTTGACGCCACGCGTGGCGAAGGGCGCGGCTGGATCCACAGCATCGTGCGCAATCAGGCGCTCTCGGCCGTGCGTACCAGCGGCCGCGAAGTGTCAGCCGACGAAGACGCCATCGCGGCCATTGAAGCCGAAGCGGTAGCCAACGCAGCACCGATGGCTGAGGCCTTTGAGATCAATGCCGATCTCGGCCGCCTTGACGAATGCCTGGAACGGCTTGACACGGCAAAGCGCAACAGCATCCTGCTCGCCTATGTTGACGGCTGCTCACATGGCGAAATCGCGCAACGGCTCAATGCGCCGCTGGGCAGTGTGAAAGCCTGGGTGCGCCGCGGCCTGCTCTCGCTCCGGGAGTGCATGGCATGA
- the gcvP gene encoding aminomethyl-transferring glycine dehydrogenase, whose product MSDFLPRHIGPNREEQMDMLAQVGATTLEDLVAQVVPSTIIGGRRLALPQAQSEVEALAELRGIAQKNQIFKSFIGQGYVGTVTPGVILRNILENPAWYTAYTPYQPEISQGRLEALLNYQTMICDLTGMDIANSSLLDEGTAAAEAMTLAKRQAKSTSNTIIVAGDCHPQTIEVLKQRAEPLGIEVKVGMAHQLMMEGDYFAVLAQYPSTSGQIHDMGRYADFVHAKGALFICAADPLALVLLKAPGEWGADIVIGSSQRFGVPMGYGGPHAAFMAVRDAYKRNMPGRLVGVTIDAQGKPAYRLTLQTREQHIRREKATSNICTAQVLLAVMASMYAVYHGPEGLRRIATRVHGLATRFAAGLKAMGIAPAAGQFFDTVTFKNDAHAAIVTTARNGGMNLRHYAEWAAVGVTFDETHTDADVDAVLFAISAETGIRAPMSIDPAPSAIPDALKRESAMLTHPVFNTHHSETEMLRYLRRLADKDLALDRTMIPLGSCTMKLNATTEMIPVTWPEFGNLHPFAPAEQAKGYAELNKNLEEMLCRITGFDAVTLQPNSGAQGEYAGLLAIRAYHASRNEAHRNVCLIPSSAHGTNPASAQMCGMDVVVTKCDDNGNVDVADLRAAAEKHSSKLAALMITYPSTHGVFEEAIKEICAIVHLHGGQVYMDGANLNAQVGVTYPAELGADVSHMNLHKTFCIPHGGGGPGVGPIGVRAHLAPFLPGRGKVGPVSAAPYGSASILPIPYAYIRMMGADGLREATAVAILNANYIAKKLAPHFPILYTGHGGFVAHECIVDVRPIKDVCGISNMDVAKRLMDYGFHAPTVSFPVAGTLMIEPTESEPKVELDRFIDAMIAIREEIRAVETGVWPKDDNPLVNAPHTTEVLLTETWNHAYTREQAAYPLPGLRQSKYWPPVGRVDDVYGDRNIMCTCPPLESYASA is encoded by the coding sequence ATGTCTGATTTTCTCCCCCGCCACATCGGCCCCAATCGTGAAGAGCAGATGGACATGCTCGCTCAGGTCGGCGCAACCACGCTCGAAGACCTCGTCGCGCAGGTGGTGCCGTCGACCATCATCGGCGGCCGGCGGCTTGCCCTGCCGCAGGCACAGAGCGAGGTTGAGGCGCTGGCTGAACTGCGCGGCATTGCGCAGAAGAACCAGATCTTCAAGAGTTTCATTGGGCAGGGCTATGTCGGCACGGTGACGCCCGGCGTCATCCTGCGCAACATCCTTGAAAACCCGGCCTGGTACACCGCCTACACGCCGTACCAGCCCGAGATTTCGCAGGGCCGGCTGGAAGCGTTGCTCAACTACCAGACGATGATCTGCGACCTCACCGGCATGGACATCGCCAACTCGTCGCTGCTGGATGAGGGCACCGCCGCTGCCGAAGCGATGACGCTGGCCAAGCGGCAGGCGAAGTCAACCAGCAACACCATCATCGTTGCTGGCGACTGTCATCCGCAAACGATCGAAGTGCTGAAGCAGCGCGCCGAACCGCTTGGCATTGAAGTCAAGGTCGGCATGGCGCACCAGTTGATGATGGAGGGCGACTACTTCGCCGTGCTCGCGCAGTACCCCTCCACCAGCGGCCAGATTCACGACATGGGCCGCTACGCCGATTTTGTGCACGCGAAGGGCGCGCTGTTCATCTGCGCTGCCGATCCGCTGGCGCTGGTGCTGCTGAAGGCGCCGGGCGAGTGGGGCGCCGACATCGTGATCGGCTCGTCGCAACGATTCGGTGTGCCGATGGGTTACGGCGGTCCACACGCTGCCTTCATGGCTGTGCGCGATGCCTACAAGCGCAACATGCCGGGCCGTCTGGTCGGGGTGACGATTGACGCGCAGGGCAAGCCCGCGTACCGCCTGACCCTGCAGACCCGCGAGCAACATATTCGCCGCGAAAAGGCAACCAGCAACATTTGCACGGCGCAGGTGCTGCTCGCCGTAATGGCCAGCATGTACGCGGTCTATCACGGCCCCGAAGGCTTGCGCCGTATCGCCACCCGGGTGCACGGCCTTGCCACGCGTTTTGCCGCCGGCCTGAAAGCGATGGGCATCGCGCCGGCGGCGGGTCAGTTCTTCGACACCGTCACCTTCAAGAATGACGCGCATGCCGCGATCGTTACCACCGCGCGCAATGGTGGCATGAATCTGCGCCACTATGCGGAATGGGCAGCAGTCGGTGTCACCTTCGACGAGACGCACACCGACGCCGACGTTGATGCCGTGCTGTTTGCGATTTCAGCCGAGACCGGCATTCGCGCACCGATGTCGATTGACCCGGCACCATCGGCGATCCCGGACGCGCTCAAGCGCGAGAGCGCCATGCTCACCCATCCGGTGTTCAACACGCATCACAGCGAGACCGAGATGCTGCGCTATCTGCGCCGTCTGGCCGACAAGGACCTCGCGCTCGACCGCACCATGATCCCGCTGGGCTCGTGCACCATGAAGCTCAACGCCACCACCGAGATGATCCCGGTGACCTGGCCGGAGTTCGGCAACCTGCATCCGTTTGCGCCGGCCGAGCAGGCGAAGGGCTACGCCGAGCTCAACAAAAATCTCGAAGAGATGCTCTGCCGCATCACGGGCTTTGATGCCGTCACGCTGCAGCCGAACAGCGGAGCGCAGGGCGAATATGCGGGCCTGCTGGCGATCCGTGCCTATCACGCCAGCCGCAACGAGGCACACCGTAACGTCTGTCTGATCCCCTCCAGCGCGCACGGCACCAACCCAGCCAGCGCGCAGATGTGCGGCATGGACGTGGTGGTGACCAAGTGCGACGACAACGGCAACGTTGATGTCGCTGACCTGCGCGCCGCTGCGGAGAAACACTCCAGCAAACTTGCCGCGTTGATGATCACCTATCCGTCCACGCATGGTGTGTTCGAGGAGGCGATCAAGGAAATCTGCGCCATCGTGCATCTGCATGGCGGTCAGGTCTACATGGACGGCGCCAACCTCAACGCGCAGGTGGGCGTCACCTATCCGGCCGAGCTCGGCGCCGATGTCAGCCACATGAACCTGCACAAGACCTTCTGCATCCCGCACGGCGGCGGCGGGCCGGGCGTCGGGCCGATCGGTGTGCGCGCGCATCTGGCGCCCTTCCTGCCCGGTCGCGGCAAGGTTGGCCCGGTCAGCGCAGCGCCCTACGGCAGCGCCAGCATCCTGCCGATCCCGTACGCCTACATCCGCATGATGGGCGCCGATGGTTTGCGCGAAGCGACGGCAGTAGCGATCCTCAACGCCAACTACATCGCGAAAAAACTGGCGCCGCACTTCCCGATCCTCTACACCGGGCACGGCGGCTTTGTGGCGCATGAGTGCATCGTCGATGTGCGGCCGATCAAGGACGTGTGCGGCATCAGCAACATGGACGTCGCCAAGCGCCTGATGGACTACGGCTTCCATGCACCCACGGTGAGCTTCCCGGTGGCCGGCACGCTGATGATCGAGCCGACCGAGAGCGAACCGAAGGTCGAGCTCGACCGCTTCATCGACGCCATGATCGCCATCCGTGAGGAGATCCGCGCGGTCGAAACCGGTGTCTGGCCGAAGGATGACAACCCGCTGGTCAACGCGCCGCACACCACCGAGGTGCTGCTCACCGAGACCTGGAACCACGCCTACACCCGCGAGCAGGCGGCGTATCCGCTACCCGGCCTGCGCCAGAGCAAATACTGGCCACCGGTCGGACGTGTAGACGACGTTTACGGCGACCGCAACATCATGTGCACCTGCCCGCCGCTGGAGAGTTACGCGAGCGCGTAG